From Micromonospora nigra, one genomic window encodes:
- a CDS encoding DsbA family protein, with protein MDVTFFFDPSCPWSWRTSRWLVAVADARGLRIEWRAFSLCILSGGDFPPEYAEGLAGSERALRLVEALRAEGRHDDAGHFYTSLGASTHDEGNPLSPKLVDTAVEAAGLVDAAAALDDPRWDEAVRESHALAYASAGPDIGSPVLMVPGVDRGVHGPILTEVPDTDDALTLWDSLLPLLRLGTFHELKRGRH; from the coding sequence ATGGACGTCACCTTCTTCTTCGACCCGTCCTGCCCCTGGTCCTGGCGCACCTCACGCTGGCTGGTCGCCGTGGCCGACGCCCGCGGCCTGCGCATCGAGTGGCGGGCGTTCAGCCTGTGCATCCTCTCCGGCGGCGACTTCCCGCCCGAGTACGCGGAGGGCCTGGCCGGCTCCGAGCGGGCCCTGCGGCTGGTGGAGGCGCTGCGTGCCGAGGGTCGGCACGACGACGCCGGCCACTTCTACACCAGCCTGGGCGCGAGCACCCACGACGAGGGCAACCCGCTGTCGCCGAAGCTGGTCGACACGGCCGTGGAGGCGGCCGGCCTGGTCGACGCGGCGGCGGCGCTCGACGATCCCCGCTGGGACGAGGCGGTACGCGAGTCGCACGCCCTGGCGTACGCCTCGGCCGGGCCGGACATCGGCTCGCCCGTGCTGATGGTGCCCGGTGTCGACCGGGGCGTGCACGGGCCGATCCTCACCGAGGTGCCCGACACCGACGACGCCCTGACCCTCTGGGACAGCCTCCTCCCCCTGCTCCGGCTGGGCACCTTCCACGAGCTCAAGCGGGGCCGCCACTGA